A single genomic interval of Oreochromis aureus strain Israel breed Guangdong linkage group 12, ZZ_aureus, whole genome shotgun sequence harbors:
- the erap1b gene encoding endoplasmic reticulum aminopeptidase 1b, producing the protein MISAEATCRGRSGPASVVTMLVAPLLLVLFVPFSPSSGAQLPNQAKAKDLPIATNGQPFPWDRMRLPTTVTPLHYDLAIHPNLTTLDFTGVVRIELDVHEDTNTVILHAKQMQISDVFLLAPEGIKRLQVLEYPRFHQLALLSDSMLIKGRKYEVHLAFAANLSDSFHGFYKGSYRTSSGEVRVLASTQFEATFARGAFPCFDEPAFKANFTIRIIREPRHIAISNMPMVKTVELPGGLLEDHFDTTVKMSTYLVAYIVSDFKSVSKTTQHGVKISIYAVPEKIDQTAFALDAAVKLLDFYDDYFDIPYPLPKQDLAAIPDFQSGAMENWGLTTYRETGLLFDPEKSSASDKLGITKVIAHELAHQWFGNLVTMEWWNDLWLNEGFAKFMEFISLDITYPELHVDDFFLAKCFEAMEVDSLSSSHPVSTPVENPTQIQEMFDDVSYDKGACILNMLRDFLTPEAFEIGIVRYLKRYSYQNTVNSHLWESLTNICSSDDLDEGRLKHTEFCSKRKTQSGVSKWYSGDELDVRAIMDTWTLQEGFPLVTVEVRGREVRLSQERYLKTDDPSPSEGFLWQIPLTYKTSASNTVHRFLLKTKTDVLFLPEEVDWVKFNVDMSGYYMVHYAGEGWNSVIKLLQHNHTALSGNDRANLIHNVFQLVSIEKVRLDTALELSLYLSRETKIMAVTQGFGELVPLYKLMEKRDMKVLENQMKSYIVDLFQDLIDQQEWNDSGSVSQRVLRSYLLLFACVRNYAPCVTKATQLFNQWKDSDGTMSLPVDITMAVFVIGARMPEGWDFLFEKYRHSLQMSVKSRMKTAMAVSPLQDKLKWMMEQSLIGEIMKTQDLPGVVVSVSKNPHGYQLAWDFLRANWHTMIKKFDLGSSTISHLVTGVTNQYSTREMLDEVRNFFGSLTEETGSEMRCIQQAYETIEDNIRWMDKNLPLLQAWLDKRNRRVSHEDL; encoded by the exons ATGATTTCTGCTGAAGCTACGTGCAGGGGACGAAGCG gTCCTGCCTCTGTTGTCACCATGTTAGTGGCTCCTCTCCTGCTGGTGCTGTTCGTTCCCTTTTCTCCCTCATCTGGAGCACAGTTACCAAATCAAGCCAAGGCCAAAGACCTCCCTATTGCCACCAATGGTCAGCCCTTCCCCTGGGACCGCATGAGACTCCCCACAACCGTCACTCCACTCCACTATGACCTGGCCATACACCCCAATCTGACCACCCTGGACTTCACTGGCGTTGTTCGTATTGAGCTTGATGTGCATGAAGACACCAACACTGTGATTCTCCATGCCAAGCAAATGCAGATATCCGATGTGTTCCTCCTGGCACCTGAAGGCATTAAGCGCCTTCAGGTGTTGGAGTATCCTCGCTTCCATCAGCTAGCCTTGTTGTCAGACTCAATGCTCATCAAAGGTAGGAAGTATGAAGTTCATCTGGCATTTGCTGCCAACCTGTCTGACAGTTTCCATGGTTTCTACAAGGGAAGCTACCGCACCAGCAGCGGGGAGGTCAG AGTCCTGGCATCCACGCAGTTTGAAGCGACTTTTGCTCGTGGAGCCTTCCCCTGTTTTGACGAACCCGCCTTCAAAGCAAACTTCACCATACGAATTATTCGAGAGCCACGCCACATAGCCATATCCAACATGCCAATG GTTAAAACTGTGGAGTTGCCGGGCGGTTTGCTTGAGGATCACTTCGACACCACTGTGAAAATGAGCACCTACCTGGTTGCCTACATTGTGTCGGACTTCAAGTCTGTGAGCAAGACGACTCAGCATGGTGTCAAG ATTTCAATCTATGCTGTCCCTGAGAAGATCGACCAGACAGCCTTTGCACTGGATGCTGCTGTCAAGCTGCTGGACTTCTATGATGACTATTTTGACATTCCTTACCCACTTCCCAAACAGG ACCTGGCAGCTATTCCTGACTTCCAGTCAGGTGCGATGGAGAACTGGGGACTGACCACCTACAGAGAGACCGGCCTCCTCTTTGACCCTGAAAAGTCATCAGCTTCGGACAAATTGGGCATCACCAAGGTCATCGCCCATGAACTTGCGCACCAG TGGTTTGGAAACCTGGTGACGATGGAGTGGTGGAATGACTTGTGGCTCAATGAAGGTTTTGCCAAGTTCATGGAGTTTATTTCTCTCGACATCACGTACCCAGAACTTCATGTG GATGATTTCTTCTTGGCAAAATGTTTTGAGGCTATGGAAGTAGACTCCCTCAGCTCCTCCCACCCAGTCTCCACCCCTGTGGAAAACCCCACACAGATCCAGGAGATGTTCGACGATGTGTCATATGACAAG gGTGCATGCATTCTGAATATGTTGCGGGACTTCCTCACTCCTGAGGCTTTTGAGATTGGCATCGTCCGATACCTGAAGCGCTACAGCTACCAAAACACTGTGAACAGCCACCTGTGGGAGAGCCTGACCAAT ATCTGCAGCTCAGATGATCTGGATGAAGGTCGACTGAAACACACAGAATTCTGCTCTAAACGCAAAACTCAGTCTGGAGTCTCG AAGTGGTACTCTGGTGATGAGCTAGATGTCAGGGCCATCATGGACACCTGGACTCTGCAGGAAGGCTTCCCACTGGTCACGGTGGAGGTCAGAGGTCGGGAAGTCAGGCTCAGTCAGGAGCGTTACTTGAAGACAGACGACCCCTCCCCGAGTGAAGG ATTCCTGTGGCAGATCCCGCTGACGTACAAGACCAGTGCCTCCAACACTGTCCACCGCTTTCTGCTTAAGACAAAGACTG ATGTCCTGTTCCTGCCAGAAGAGGTAGACTGGGTGAAGTTCAATGTGGACATGAGTGGTTACTACATGGTTCATTATGCAGGCGAGGGGTGGAACTCTGTTATCAAGCTGTTGCAACACAATCACACAGCCCTGAGCGGTAATGACCGTGCCAACCTCATCCACAATGTCTTCCAGCTTGTCAG TATAGAGAAGGTGAGGCTCGACACGGCTTTGGAGCTGTCGCTTTACCTGTCCAGAGAGACCAAGATCATGGCTGTGACTCAGGGCTTTGGAGAGCTTGTACCGCTTTACAAACTGATGGAAAAGAGAGACATGAAGGTGCTGGAGAACCAGATGAAG agctATATTGTAGATTTGTTCCAGGATTTGATTGACCAGCAGGAATGGAATGACTCCGGCTCCGTGTCTCAGCGAGTGTTGAGGAGTTACCTGCTGCTGTTTGCCTGTGTCAGGAACTATGCTCCCTGTGTGACCAAAGCCACTCAGCTCTTTAACCAGTGGAAGGACTCTGATGGCACCATGAG CCTTCCTGTTGATATCACAATGGCTGTGTTTGTGATTGGAGCTCGAATGCCAGAGGGCTGGGATTTCCTCTTTGAGAAGTACCGCCATTCACTGCAAATGTCGGTCAAGAGCCGCATGAAGACTGCCATGGCTGTTAGCCCACTGCAGGACAAGCTCAAGTG GATGATGGAGCAGAGCCTCATCGGTGAGATAATGAAGACTCAGGACCTCCCAGGAGTGGTCGTCTCTGTCAGCAAGAACCCCCATGGCTACCAGCTGGCCTGGGACTTCCTCAGAGCCAACTGGCACACTATGATCAAGAA GTTTGACCTTGGCTCCAGCACTATATCACACTTGGTGACTGGGGTAACTAACCAGTACTCTACCAGAGAGATGCTAGATGAG GTACGAAACTTCTTCGGCTCCCTGACAGAGGAGACGGGCTCAGAGATGAGGTGCATCCAGCAGGCCTACGAGACCATTGAGGATAACATTCGCTGGATGGACAAAAATCTTCCTCTTCTGCAGGCTTGGCTGGACAAGCGCAACCGTCGAGTGTCTCACGAGGATTTATAG